From the Theobroma cacao cultivar B97-61/B2 chromosome 2, Criollo_cocoa_genome_V2, whole genome shotgun sequence genome, one window contains:
- the LOC108660673 gene encoding uncharacterized protein LOC108660673, which translates to MRFGKKGKLSPRYIRPFEILERVGAVAYRLVLPPAFLNIHLVFHVSMLRKYNPDPSHVIQYEIIQLKDDLTYEEQPVAILDWQVKKLQSMDVASVKVLWRNQTNEEVTWEADEEMQTKYPHLFDA; encoded by the coding sequence atgaggtttggcaagaaaggaaaacTAAGCCCTCGGTATATAAGACCCTTCGAGATCCTAGAAAGGGTTGGAGCGGTGGCTTATCGTTTGGTGCTACCACCAGCCTTCTTGAATATTCACCTTGTATTCCATGTGTCAATGCTTAGAAAGTATAACCCGGATCCATCTCATGTAATACAGTATGAGATTATCCAGCTGAAAGATGATTTGACCTATGAGGAGCAACCGGTAGCTATCCTTGATTGGCAAGTCAAAAAGCTCCAATCAATGGATGTAGCCTCAGTGAAAGTGTTGTGGCGGAATCAAACTAACGAGGAGGTAACATGGGAAGCCGATGAGGAGATGCAAACAAAGTATCCCCATCtctttgatgcttag